A stretch of DNA from Acidovorax carolinensis:
TTGCCGCGCAGTGGTTCGACCGCCCCACCAGGCAACTCGCCGTGCTGGCCGTGACGGGCACCAATGGCAAGACCAGCACGGCGTGGTGGCTGGCGGGTGCCTGGAATTCGCTATCAAATAAAGAGCTTTATGCGCAGACTGGCTGTGCGCTGGTGGGTACTTTGGGCATGGGGGTGCCGCCCGCCCTCGAATCCACGGGCATGACCACGCCCGACCCGGTGCGCCTGCAGCGCGCGTTTCGCGAATATGCCGACCAGGGGCTGGGTGCTTGCGCCATCGAGGCGTCCTCCATCGGATTGGCGGAGGCACGCCTCGCGGGCACGCAGATTCGCGTGGCCATCTTCACCAATTTCACCCAGGACCACCTCGACTACCACGGCAGCATGGCCGACTACTGGCTGGCCAAGCGCGCCCTGTTCGCCTGGCCTGGTCTGCAGGCGGCCGTCATCAACGTGGACGACCCGGCCGGTGCGCAGCTGCACGCCGAACTGACGGGTGGTGCGCTTGATCTGTGGAGCATCTCCGCTCAGGGGCCGGCGCGGTTGGTGGCGCAGGACATCGCCCTGGGCGACCAGGGACTGCGCTTCACCGTGGTGGAGGGCTCGCAACGGCAGCAGCTGCAGACCCGCGTGATCGGCCACTACAACGTGCTGAACCTGCTGGGCGTGCTGGCCACGCTGCGCAGCCAGGGCGTGCCGCTGGCTGATGCCGCGCGGGCCTGTACCGGCCTGCAACCCGTGCCCGGCCGCATGCAGCGGCTGGTGGCGCCGGGGCAACCGCTGGTGGCGGTGGACTATGCCCACACCCCCGACGCTCTGGACAAGGCCTTGCAGGCGCTGCGCCCGCTGGCCGTGGAGCGCGGCGGCCAGCTGTGGTGTGTGTTCGGCTGTGGCGGAGACCGCGATGCCGGCAAGCGCCCGCTGATGGGCGCCGTGGCGCAGCAGCATGCCGACTGGGTGGTGGTGACCAGCGACAACCCGCGCAGCGAAGAGCCTGTGGCCATCCTGCACCAGATCCTGCAAGGCACGATTGCCGGCGAGACGGTTCGGGCCGAACCTGATCGTGCAGCCGCCATTGCGCTGGCTATCGGCGAGGCCGATGCGGCCGATGTGGTGCTGATCGCCGGCAAGGGCCACGAGGACTATCAGGAAACAGCCGGCGTGCGCCGGCCGTTTGACGACATGGCGCAGGCGCAGGCAGCGCTGGCCGCCCGGGAGCCAGCACATGGGCATGATGAACCTGCAGCAGGCGCTGGAATGGATTCAACGCAGCATTCCCGAGGCCCGCCTGGTGGGTGACGGAGCAACACCCCTGGCACGCGTGCATACGGACACCCGCACGCTGCAGCCGGGCGACCTGTTCGTGGCGCTCAAGGGCGAGCGCTTTGATGCCAACGCCTTCCTGGCGGACGCCCGCACTGGCGGCGCCGTGGCGGCCATCGCCCACGGCGGGCTCGAAGCCGCCGGGCTGCCCGGCATCGAGGTGCCCGACAGCCTGGCCGCGCTGGGTGCGCTGGCTGCCGGGTGGCGTGCCCAGTTCAGCCTGCCGCTGATTGGCATCACGGGCAGCAATGGCAAGACAACGGTGACGCAGATGGTGGCGTCCATCCTGCGCGCCTGGAAGGGCGAAGCCGCGTTGGCCACGCAGGGCAACTTCAACAATGACATCGGTGTGCCCCTGACACTGCTGCGCCTGCGCGCAGAGCACGCCGCCGCGGTGATCGAGATGGGCATGAACCATCCCGGCGAAATCGCCACCCTGGCTGCTATCGCGCGGCCCACGGTGGCCCTCGTCAACAACGCGCAGCGCGAGCATCTTGAATTCATGCACACGGTGCAGGCCGTGGCAGAGGAAAACGGCTCGGTGTTGGCGGCATTGCCTGTCGAGGGCGTGGCCGTGTTTCCTGCCGGCGATGCCTACACCGCCCTGTGGGCTAGCCTGGCGGCACCGCGCCGGTGCATCACTTTTGGCGAGGCTGGCGACGTGCAGTGTCGGCGCGCCAGCTGGCAGCAGGGCGCCTGGGCGGTGGAGATGGCCACGCCGGCCGGTGCGCTGTCGTGCACGCTGCAGATTGCGGGCCAGCACAACGTGACCAATGCGCTGGCGGCTGCCGCCTGTGCCTTGGCGGCGGGGGCTCCGCTGGATGCCATTGCGCGTGGCCTCAGTGCATTCAGCCCCGTCAAGGGGCGCTCACGCGCCCTCAGCGTGCGGCAGTCGGGCCGCGACATCACCGTGGTGGATGACACCTACAACGCCAACCCCGATTCCATGCGCGCCGCCATCGACGTGCTGGCTGCATTGCCCGCGCCGCAGCTGCTGGTGATGGGTGACATGGGCGAGGTGGGCGACCAGGGGCCGCAGTTCCATGCAGAAGCCGGCGCCCACGCGCGTGCGGCGGGCATTGCGCAACTGTATGCGCTGGGTGCGCAATCGGCGAACGCCGCCCGGGCCTTCGGCACGGCGCGGCATTTTGACAACATGGCATCGCTGCAGTCGGCGGTGCTGCAGGCGCTGCCCCAGGTGGGCAGCGTGCTGGTGAAGGGATCGCGGTTCATGAAGATGGAACAGGTGGTGGAGGCCATGGTTGCCGCCGCAGAACAAAAAGAAAACGTCCACCCGGAGGCGCGCCATGATGCAAGCCACTGATGCCCGCCGCACCCCGCACGGAGGTGCCGCATGCTGCTGATGCTGTCGCAATGGCTGCAGGGCCTGTCGCCCGAGTTCGGGTTTTTCCGCGTGTTCCAGTACCTCACCTTCCGCGCCGTGATGGCCGCCATGACGGCGCTGCTCATCGGCCTGGTGGCGGGCCCCAAGGTGATCCGCGTGCTCACCTCGCTCAAGATCGGTCAGCCGATCCGCGGCTATGCGATGCAGTCGCACCTGTCCAAGAGCGGCACGCCCACCATGGGCGGCGTGCTCATCCTGCTGTCGATTGCCATCTCGACCCTGCTGTGGTTTGACCTGTCCAACCGTTTTGTTTGGATCGTGCTGCTGGTCACGCTGGGTTTTGGCGCCATTGGCTGGGTGGACGACTGGCGCAAGGTGGTCAACAAGGACCCTGAGGGCATGCGCTCGCGCGAAAAGTATTTCTGGCAGTCGGTGATCGGCCTGGTCGCGGCGCTTTACCTGGTGTTCAGCATTTCCGAGAGCTCCAATGCCAAGGTGCTGGAGCTTTTCATCAGCTGGGTGCGGTCGGGCTTCTCGCTCGACCTGCCGCCCAAGGCCGGCCTTCAGTTGCCGTTCTTCAAGGAAGTGAGCTACCCGCTCGGTGTCCTGGGCTTTGTCATCCTCACCTATCTCGTGATCGTGGGGTCGAGCAACGCCGTGAACCTGACCGACGGCCTGGACGGCCTGGCCATCATGCCGGTGGTGATGGTGGGCTCGGCGCTGGGTGTCTTTGCCTATGTGACCGGCAGTTCGGTCTATTCCAAATACCTGTTCTTCCCGCACATCCCCGGCTCGGGCGAGCTGCTGATCTTTTGCGCCGCCATGGCCGGTGCGGGCCTGGCCTTTCTGTGGTTCAACGCGCATCCGGCCCAGGTGTTCATGGGCGACGTGGGTGCGTTGGCGCTGGGCGCGGCCCTGGGCACCATCGCCATCATCGTGCGCCAGGAAATCGTGCTGGCCATCATGGGCGGCATCTTCGTGGTCGAGGCCCTGTCCGTGATGTTGCAGGTGACCTGGTTCAAGTACACCAAAAAGCGCTATGGCGAAGGCCGGCGCCTGCTGAAGATGGCGCCGCTGCACCACCATTTTGAAAAGAGCGGCTGGAAGGAAACGCAGGTGGTCGTGCGCTTCTGGATCATCACCATGCTGCTGTGCCTGGTGGGGCTTTCAACCCTGAAACTGCGATGAGCACCGACGACCCCCTCCTGCCCGGCCAACCCCCGGCCGCGCCTTCCGAGGCAGGGGCCGGTGCGCCCGCCATCTCTGCCGCCCAGGCGGCGGCTGATTTTGTGGCACAGATCTTTGCCGAGGTGGCTGCGCCCGAGCCCGGCCCTGCGCAGTTGCCTCAGCAGCCTGCAGACGCTGCAGAGCCGGCGCAAGAATCCGCCGAGCCCGTGGGCCGCCCGGGTGAGGGCATGAAGCCGCTGCAGGACCAGAACATCCTCATCCTCGGCCTGGGCGCGTCGGGCCTGGCCATGGCGCGATGGTGCGTACGCTGTGGGGCCCATGTCACCGTCGCCGACACGCGGCAGGCCCCGCCCCAGCTGGCCGCATTGCAGCAGGAATTGCCTCAAGTGCGTTTCGTGGCCGGGGAATTCGGCGCCCATCTGGTAGAGGGGCAGGGCCTGCACGCGGTGTACCGCTCGCCGGGGTTGAGTCCTGCTTCGGTTGCTCCTGTATTCGTAGCTGCCAGCGCAATGGGAGTAAGCACTGGGGGCGAATTGAGTCTTTATTCCATGGCCCTGGATGCGCTGCGCACAGCGCATGGCTATGCGCCGGCGGTGCTGGCCATTACCGGCACCAACGGCAAGACCACGGTCACCTCGCTCACGGGCCAGCTGGTGGAGCGCGCGGGCAAGACCGTGGCCGTGGCGGGCAATATCGGCCCGACGCTGCTCGACACGCTCAGCGAGCACATCGACGCGGGCACGCTGCCCCAGGTGTGGGTGCTTGAGCTGTCGAGCTTTCAGCTCGACGGCGTGACGGGTTTCGAGCCCACCGCCGCCACGGTGCTCAACATCACGCAGGACCACCTGGACTGGCATGGCGACATGCAGGCCTATGCCGGCGCCAAAGCACGCATCTTTGGCCAGAGCGCGGTGATGGTGCTCAACCGCGACGAACCGGCCGTGATGGCGATGCTGCCGCCGCCGGTGAAGGTCAAGCTGCAAAAGCCGCAGCAGCGCACGCACCGTACTTTTGGCGGCGACATGCCGCGGCGTCCGGGCGACTTCGGCATCGAAATGGTCAGCGGCATGGCCTGGCTGGTGCGCGCCCTGGAGTCGGATGAAACCAGGAAGCGCGGCCGCAATGACGACGCAGAGCTGCACATCCAGCGCCTGATGCCGGCCGATGCACTGCGCATTCGCGGGCGCCATAACGCCATCAACGCACTGGCGGCACTGGCGCTGGCCTGCGAGGCCGGCTGCGCGCTGTCCCTCATGCTGTACGGCTTGCGCGAGTACCGTGGCGAGCCGCACCGCGTGGAGCCGATCGGCATGGTGTCGGGCGTGGAGTATTTTGACGACAGCAAGGGCACCAATGTGGGCGCCACGGTGGCGGCGCTGACCGGCCTCGGGGCGGATCGCCGCATCGTGGTCATCCTCGGGGGCGAGGGCAAGGGGCAGGACTTCTCGCCGTTGGCAGCGCCGGTGGCGCGCCATGCGCGGGCGGTGGTGCTGATGGGTCGGGACGCGCCGTTGATCCGTGCGGCCCTGCAAGGCACCGGGGTTGCTCTGGTCGACGCGCAGACGCTGCCGCAGGCCGTGCAGCTGGCCGCGCAGCACGCCCACCAGGGCGATGCGGTGCTGATGTCACCCGCCTGCGCCAGCTTTGACATGTTTCGCGACTACGAACACCGTGCCCAGGTGTTTTGTGACGCCGTGCGCACGCTGGCCCATGACGCCGGGCAGGAACTGGAGGGCATGCAATGACCACCGCCACCGGTGCATGGCCGCGCGTCACCGCCTGGCTCAAAGGGCTCTCGGGCAAGGCTGCCGATGTGCTGCCGGTGCGCGTGGGCGGCACCGACTACCGCCCAACCCGCAGCACGCCCGCTGCCGTGCTGGGTTTTGACCAGGCCCTGCTGTGGGTGGTGGTGGCGCTGCTGGCCTGGGGGCTGGTGATGGTGTATTCGGCCTCGATCGCCATGCCGGACAACCCCCGTTTCGGCAAGATCGCCGCCACCCATTTCCTGATGCGCCATGTGTTTGCCCTGGTCATCGGTTTTGTGGTGGCGCTGCTGGCGTTCCAGGTGTCCATGGCCACGTGGGAGCGCGTGGCGCCCTGGCTGTTCGTGGTGTCCATCGTGCTGCTGGTGGCGGTGCTGATTCCGCATGTGGGCACGGTGGTCAACGGCGCGCGGCGCTGGCTGTCGCTGGGCATCATGAACTTCCAGCCCTCGGAACTGGCGAAGTTTGCCGTGCTGATCTATGCGTCCGACTACATGGTGCGCAAGATGGATGTGAAAGAGCGCTTCTTTCGCGCCGTGCTGCCAATGGGCGCGGCCGTAGCCATCGTGGGCGTGCTGTTGCTGGCCGAGCCGGACATGGGCGCCTTCATGGTGGTGGCCGTGATCGCCATGGGCATCCTGTTTCTGGGCGGCGTCAATGCCCGCATGTTCTTCCTGATCGCGGGAGTGCTGGTGGCGGCCTTCGGCGTGATGATCGCCACCTCGCCCTGGCGGCGTGAACGCGTGTTCGCCTACCTCGACCCCTTCAGCGAAGAGCACGCGCTGGGCAAGGGCTACCAGCTCTCGCACTCGCTCATTGCCATCGGGCGTGGCGAGATCTTTGGCGTGGGCCTGGGCGGCAGTGTCGAAAAACTCCACTGGCTGCCCGAGGCGCATACCGACTTCCTGCTGGCCGTCATTGGCGAAGAGTTTGGCCTGGTAGGCGTGCTCACGCTCATCGTGCTGTTCGTCTGGATGACGCGCCGCATCATGCACATCGGCCGCCAAGCTATCGCCCTGGACCGCGTGTTCGCCGGGCTGGTGGCGCAGGGCGTGGCCATCTGGATCGGCTTTCAGGCCTTCATCAACATGGGCGTGAACCTGGGCGCGCTGCCCACCAAGGGGCTGACGCTGCCGCTGATGAGCTTTGGGGGGTCTGCGATCCTGATGAACCTTGTCGCTTTGGCAGTGGTTCTGAGGGTTGACTATGAGAATAAATTGCTCATGCGCGGAGGCCGGGTATGACGCAGAAAACAGCGCTCATCATGGCGGGCGGCACGGGCGGCCATATCTTCCCGGGTCTCGCGGTTGCCGAAGAATTGCGCGCGCGCGGCTGGCGCGTGCACTGGCTGGGCGCACCGGGCAGCATGGAATCGCGCATCGTCCCGCAGTACGGCTTTCCGCTCGAACTGATTGATTTTTCCGGTGTGCGCGGCAAGGGCTTGGTGACGCTGGCGTTGCTGCCGCTGCGGTTGTTGCGCGCCTTCTGGCAGGCGCTGCAGGTGGTGCGCCGCGTCAAGCCCGATGTGGTGGTGGGCCTGGGCGGCTACATCACCTTCCCGGGCGGCATGATGGGCGTGCTGTGTGGCAAGCCCCTGGTGCTGCACGAGCAGAACTCGGTGGCCGGCATGGCCAACAAGGTGCTGGCCGGTGTGGCCGACCGGGTGTTCACCGCGTTTCCGGGCGTGCTCAAGAAAGCCCAGTGGGTGGGCAACCCGCTGCGCGCGGCGTTCACGCGCCAGCCTGGTCCCGCCGAACGTTTTGCTGGTCGCAGCGGCCCGCTGCGCCTGCTGGTGGTGGGTGGCAGCCTGGGCGCGCGCGCCCTCAACGACATCGTGCCGCAGGCCATTGCGCTGATGCCTGCTGGACAACGCCCCACCGTGGTCCACCAAAGTGGAGCCACGCAGATCGAGGCGCTGCGCGCCAACTATGCCGCGGCCGGGGTCGAGGCGGAACTGACGCCTTTCATCGACGATACCGCCAGCGCCTTTGCGGCGGCCGACATCATCGTCTGCCGCGCCGGTGCCAGCACCGTGACCGAAATCGCCGCCGTGGGGGCCGCGCCCCTCTTTGTACCCTTCCCGTCGGCCGTGGACGACCACCAGACCACCAACGCGCAGTTCCTCGTGAACGCCGGTGGCGGCTGGCTGGTGCAGCAACGTGACCTGACGCCCGAGGGGTTGTCTGAAATGCTATTGAAATTGGAGCGATCCACGCTGATGGATGTAGCGCTCAAGGCCAAAAACATGCAAAAAATCAACGCCACCCGTGAAGTGGTGACTGCCTGCGAGGAGCTTGCCGCATGAAGCACGCCATTCGCCACATCCATTTCGTCGGCATAGGCGGCGCCGGCATGAGCGGCATCGCCGAGGTGTTGTTCAACCTGGGCTACCGCATCTCGGGATCCGACCTGGCTGACAGCGCCACGCTGCGCCGCCTGCAGGGCCTGGGCATCCAGACCTGCCTGGGCCATGCGGCCGCGCACATCGAGGGCGCGGATGCCGTGGTCACTTCCACCGCCGTCACGGCCGACAACCCCGAGGTGCTGGCTGCCCGCGAAAAGAAGATTCCGGTGGTGCCGCGCGCCCTCATGCTGGCCGAGCTGATGCGCCTCAAGCAGGGCATCGCCATCGCCGGCACGCATGGCAAAACCACCACCACCAGCCTCGTGACCAGCGTGCTGGCCGAGGCGGGGCTCGACCCCACCTTCGTGATCGGCGGGCGACTCAATAGCGCGGGCGCCAATGCCAAGCTGGGCAGTGGCGACTACATCGTGGTCGAGGCCGACGAGTCCGACGCGTCGTTTCTGAACCTGCTGCCCGTGATGGCGGTGGTGACGAACATCGATGCCGACCACATGGAAACCTATGGGCACGACTTCGGTCGGCTCAAGAAGGCATTTGTCGATTTCCTGCACCGCATGCCGTTTTATGGCACCGCCATCCTCTGCGTGGACAGTCCGGCGGTGCGCGACATCCTGCAGAGCGTGACCTGCCCGGTCACGAGCTACGGGTTTTCGCAAGACGCCCAGGTGCGCGCCATCAACGTGCAGGCAGCGGCGGGACAGATGCGCTTCACGGTGCAGCGGCGCAACGGCGTCACGCTGCCCGACCTGGAGGTGGTGCTCAACCTGGCGGGCGAGCACAACGTGCTCAACGCCCTGTCGGCCATTGCCGTGGCCGTGGAGCTGAACATTCCGGACGACGCCGTGCAGCGCGCGCTGGCTGGTTTCAAGGGCGTGGGCCGGCGCTTTCAGCGCTATGGCGAGCTGCCCGCCAAGGACGGTGGCCAGTTCACGCTGATCGACGACTACGGCCACCACCCCGTCGAGATGGCCGCCACGCTGGCGGCAGCGCGCGGTGCCTTCCCCGGGCGCCGGCTGGTGCTGGCGTTCCAGCCGCACCGCTACAGCCGCACGCGCGACTGCTTTGAAGATTTCGTGAAGGTCATCGGCAGTGCCGACGCAGTGCTGCTCACCGAGGTCTATGCCGCCGGTGAAGCGCCCGTGGTGGCGGCCGACGGCCGGGCGCTGGCGCGTGCGCTGCGCGTGGCCGGCCGGGTGGAGCCGCATTTCGTGGACAGCGTGGCCGACATGCCCCAGGTCATTGCCGACAACGCCCGGGATGGCGACGTGGTGATGTGCATGGGCGCGGGCTCGATTGGTGCCATGCCCGCAAAGGTGGTTGAGTTGCTACAAAATAATGAGCTGTTGCCGCAGGCAGGGAGGGCGCAATGAACACATTTGGTTCCAAAATCGATGCGCACGCGCTGGGCAAGGTGGCGGTGCTGATGGGCGGCGCGTCGGCCGAGCGCGATGTGTCGCTGATGTCCGGCCGCGGCGTGCTGCAGGCGTTGCGCTCGCGCGGCGTGGATGCCCACGCGTTCGATCCCGCACACAACGATCTGGGCGAACTCAAGCGCGGCGGCTATGACCGCTGCTTCATCGCCCTGCACGGGCGCCATGGTGAGGACGGCACGGTGCAGGGTGCGCTGGAGCTGCTGGGCATTCCGTACACCGGCCCCGGCGTGATGGCGTCCAGCATGTCGATGGACAAGATCATGACCAAGCGCATCTGGCGTGCCGAGGGCTTGCCCACGCCCGACTGGCGCCTCGTGGCCAGCGGCGAAGAAACCGCCCTGGCCTTGCAGGCGCTGGGCGCACCCATGATCATCAAGCCCGCGCGCGAGGGCTCGACCCTCGGGTTGAGCAAGGTCACGTCGCCCGAGCAGTGCGAGCAGGCCTACCTGCTGGCATCGAAATACGACCCCGAGGTGCTGTGCGAGCAGTTCATCGAGGGCGACGAAACCACCTGCCCGGTGCTGGGTGAAGGCGCCGGCGCCTGCGCGCTGCCGGTGATCCGCATCGTGGCGCCGCAGGGCAACTACGACTACCAGAACAAGTATTTCACCGACGACACCAAATACCACTGCCCGAGCGGCCTGCCCGAGGCGGAGGAGCGCGAGATCCAGCGTCTGGTGGTGCAGGCCTTCCGTTCGCTGGGCTGCCGCGGCTGGGCGCGGGCCGACATCATGATCCGCGCCAGCGATCGCAAGCCCTTTTTGCTGGAGATCAACACCTCGCCGGGCATGACCGGGCATTCGCTGGTGCCCATGTCGGCACGGGCCGTTGGCATCAGCTACGAAGACCTGTGCGTCGGCGTGCTCGCCACGGCCACACTCGACACGCCGCCAGGCGCCACGCTGAGCCCGGCGCAAGGCCAGCCCCAGGAGGCCGTCACGCCATGAACCAGTCGCTGCCCGCACCGCTGGACGTCAAGCTCATGAACCTGACTGCATCGGTCTTGTTCCTGTGCTGCGTGCTGCTGTTGCTGGCAGCGGGGGCGCGCTGGGTGCTGCGCTATCCCGGTTTTTCGGTAGCCCGCATCGTGGTCCAGGGTGAACTGGTGCACAACAACGCCGTGACCTTGCGCGCCAATGTGGCGCCGCAACTGGTGGGCAACTTCTTCACCCTCGACCTGCGCGCCGCGCGCACGGCCTTCGAGCAGGCGCCCTGGGTGCGCAAGGCCCTGGTGCGGCGCGAGTTTCCGGGTGGCCTGCGCGTGGTGCTGCAGGAACACGATGCGGTCGCCTACTGGGGGCCCGACACGGGCGCGGCGCTGGTTAACAGCCAGGGCGAGGTGTTTGAAGCCAATGTGGGCGATGTGGAGCAAGAGGGCTTGCCCCGGCTGGTGGGCCCCCAGGGTAGCTCGGCCCAGGTGCTGCAGATGCATGGCCTGCTGCAGCTGGTGTTCGAGCCGCTGGGCATGGCGGTGGACGAACTGGAGCTCACGGGCCGAGGTGGCTGGCGCGCCACGCTCGACAGCGGTGCCGTGCTGGAGTTGGGGGGCGGCACGCCGCAGGAGGTGGTGGAGCGCACGCAGCGCTTTGCCCGCACGCTGACGCAGGTGGCGGCGCAATACCAGCGCCGCGCCGACGCGCTGGAGTCGGCCGACCTGCGCCATGCCGGGGGCTACGCACTGCGCCTGCGCGGGGTGACCACCGTGACCGCGCAAGCGGCTGCAAAAAAATAGCCGCGGGGAGCGGACGCGACTGGACAGAACAATGAAGGGCAGACACTGATATGGCAAGAGAATACAAAGACGTGGTGGTGGGGCTGGACATCGGCACGGCCAAGGTCATGGCCGTGGTGGCCGAGGTGCTGCCCAATGGCGAACTCAAGCTCGCCGGCCTGGGCGTGGCCCCGAGCAACGGCTTGAAGCGCGGCGTGGTGGTGAACATCGACGCCACCGTGCAGAGCATTCAGCAGGCGCTGAAAGAAGCTGAGCTGATGGCCGACTGCAAGATCCAGCGCGTCTACACCGGCATCACCGGCAGCCATATCCGGGGGCTCAATTCGAGCGGCATGGTGGCGGTGAAGGACAAGGAAGTGACTGCGGCCGATGTGGCGCGGGTGGTCGAAACCGCCAAGGCCATCAACATCTCGAGCGACCAGCGCCTCTTGCTGGTGGAGCCGCAGGAATTCGTGATCGACGGGCAGGACGTGAAAGAGCCCATCGGCATGAGCGGCATCCGCCTGGAAGCCAAGATCCACATCGTGACCGGCGCCCAGAGCGCCGCCGAGAACATCATCAAGTGCGTGCGCCGCTGCGGCCTGGAGGTCGAGCAGCTCATGCTCAATCCGCTGGCATCGAGCCAGGCTGTGCTGACCGATGACGAGCGCGAACTGGGCGTGGTGCTGGTGGACATCGGTGCGGGCACGACCGACGTGGCCATCTTCACCGGTGGCGCCATCCGCCATACCGCGGTGATTCCGATTGCGGGCGACCTCATCACCAGCGACATTGCCATGGCGCTGCGCACGCCCACCAAGGACGCTGAAGACATCAAGGTCGAAAGCGGCTATGCCAAGCAACTGCTGGCCGATCCCGAGGCCCAGGTGGAAGTGCCCGGCCTGGGCGACCGCAGCCCGCGCATGCTGAGCAAGCAGGCGCTGGCTGGCGTGATCGAGCCCCGGGTGGAAGAAATCTTCTCGCTCGTGCAGCAGGTGGTGCGCGAGTCGGGCTATGAAGAGGTGCTGTCCTCGGGCATCGTGCTCACGGGCGGCAGCTCGGTGATGCCCGGAATGATCGAGCTGGGCGAGGACATCTTTTTGAAGCCCGTGCGCCGTGGCATCCCCAAGTATTCCAGCGCCCTGTCGGACATGGTGGCCCAGCCCCGTGCCGCCACCGTGATGGGCTTGCTCGAAGAAGCGCGACTGGCCCGCCTGCGCGGCTACAAGGTGGCGCAAAAGAGCGGGTCCATGAAGACCGCGTTCGGGCGCTTCAAGGATTTCATCGTGGGGAATTTCTGACCATGAAATACCCACTCTGGCTGGCGCGTGGTAGCCCCCATCAGACTTCGCGAGAGCGATGGCGATGTACCGGACCGCCATATGTTCCTCGAAGCCGGCCCCCTTTCCCCCATTGGCAATTGCATACGAATTTAGAAACAGGAGCTCCAACATGACCATCGAAATGATCGAAGCCGAAGAATTCAACCAGGGCACCCAGATCAAGGTGATCGGTGTGGGCGGCGGCGGCAGCAACGCCGTCGAACACATGATTGCCCGCAGCGTGCAGGGCGTCGAATTTGTCAGTGCGAA
This window harbors:
- a CDS encoding UDP-N-acetylmuramoyl-L-alanyl-D-glutamate--2,6-diaminopimelate ligase, producing the protein MHTLTSSQDAVQWLRERVTGTLQTDSRLVAPGDGFIAWPGAATDGRSHVADALVRGAAACLVEQAGVEAFGFTGDHIAAVHGLKAATGPIAAQWFDRPTRQLAVLAVTGTNGKTSTAWWLAGAWNSLSNKELYAQTGCALVGTLGMGVPPALESTGMTTPDPVRLQRAFREYADQGLGACAIEASSIGLAEARLAGTQIRVAIFTNFTQDHLDYHGSMADYWLAKRALFAWPGLQAAVINVDDPAGAQLHAELTGGALDLWSISAQGPARLVAQDIALGDQGLRFTVVEGSQRQQLQTRVIGHYNVLNLLGVLATLRSQGVPLADAARACTGLQPVPGRMQRLVAPGQPLVAVDYAHTPDALDKALQALRPLAVERGGQLWCVFGCGGDRDAGKRPLMGAVAQQHADWVVVTSDNPRSEEPVAILHQILQGTIAGETVRAEPDRAAAIALAIGEADAADVVLIAGKGHEDYQETAGVRRPFDDMAQAQAALAAREPAHGHDEPAAGAGMDSTQHSRGPPGG
- a CDS encoding UDP-N-acetylmuramoyl-tripeptide--D-alanyl-D-alanine ligase; amino-acid sequence: MGMMNLQQALEWIQRSIPEARLVGDGATPLARVHTDTRTLQPGDLFVALKGERFDANAFLADARTGGAVAAIAHGGLEAAGLPGIEVPDSLAALGALAAGWRAQFSLPLIGITGSNGKTTVTQMVASILRAWKGEAALATQGNFNNDIGVPLTLLRLRAEHAAAVIEMGMNHPGEIATLAAIARPTVALVNNAQREHLEFMHTVQAVAEENGSVLAALPVEGVAVFPAGDAYTALWASLAAPRRCITFGEAGDVQCRRASWQQGAWAVEMATPAGALSCTLQIAGQHNVTNALAAAACALAAGAPLDAIARGLSAFSPVKGRSRALSVRQSGRDITVVDDTYNANPDSMRAAIDVLAALPAPQLLVMGDMGEVGDQGPQFHAEAGAHARAAGIAQLYALGAQSANAARAFGTARHFDNMASLQSAVLQALPQVGSVLVKGSRFMKMEQVVEAMVAAAEQKENVHPEARHDASH
- the mraY gene encoding phospho-N-acetylmuramoyl-pentapeptide-transferase gives rise to the protein MLLMLSQWLQGLSPEFGFFRVFQYLTFRAVMAAMTALLIGLVAGPKVIRVLTSLKIGQPIRGYAMQSHLSKSGTPTMGGVLILLSIAISTLLWFDLSNRFVWIVLLVTLGFGAIGWVDDWRKVVNKDPEGMRSREKYFWQSVIGLVAALYLVFSISESSNAKVLELFISWVRSGFSLDLPPKAGLQLPFFKEVSYPLGVLGFVILTYLVIVGSSNAVNLTDGLDGLAIMPVVMVGSALGVFAYVTGSSVYSKYLFFPHIPGSGELLIFCAAMAGAGLAFLWFNAHPAQVFMGDVGALALGAALGTIAIIVRQEIVLAIMGGIFVVEALSVMLQVTWFKYTKKRYGEGRRLLKMAPLHHHFEKSGWKETQVVVRFWIITMLLCLVGLSTLKLR
- the murD gene encoding UDP-N-acetylmuramoyl-L-alanine--D-glutamate ligase, translating into MSTDDPLLPGQPPAAPSEAGAGAPAISAAQAAADFVAQIFAEVAAPEPGPAQLPQQPADAAEPAQESAEPVGRPGEGMKPLQDQNILILGLGASGLAMARWCVRCGAHVTVADTRQAPPQLAALQQELPQVRFVAGEFGAHLVEGQGLHAVYRSPGLSPASVAPVFVAASAMGVSTGGELSLYSMALDALRTAHGYAPAVLAITGTNGKTTVTSLTGQLVERAGKTVAVAGNIGPTLLDTLSEHIDAGTLPQVWVLELSSFQLDGVTGFEPTAATVLNITQDHLDWHGDMQAYAGAKARIFGQSAVMVLNRDEPAVMAMLPPPVKVKLQKPQQRTHRTFGGDMPRRPGDFGIEMVSGMAWLVRALESDETRKRGRNDDAELHIQRLMPADALRIRGRHNAINALAALALACEAGCALSLMLYGLREYRGEPHRVEPIGMVSGVEYFDDSKGTNVGATVAALTGLGADRRIVVILGGEGKGQDFSPLAAPVARHARAVVLMGRDAPLIRAALQGTGVALVDAQTLPQAVQLAAQHAHQGDAVLMSPACASFDMFRDYEHRAQVFCDAVRTLAHDAGQELEGMQ
- the ftsW gene encoding putative lipid II flippase FtsW, whose translation is MTTATGAWPRVTAWLKGLSGKAADVLPVRVGGTDYRPTRSTPAAVLGFDQALLWVVVALLAWGLVMVYSASIAMPDNPRFGKIAATHFLMRHVFALVIGFVVALLAFQVSMATWERVAPWLFVVSIVLLVAVLIPHVGTVVNGARRWLSLGIMNFQPSELAKFAVLIYASDYMVRKMDVKERFFRAVLPMGAAVAIVGVLLLAEPDMGAFMVVAVIAMGILFLGGVNARMFFLIAGVLVAAFGVMIATSPWRRERVFAYLDPFSEEHALGKGYQLSHSLIAIGRGEIFGVGLGGSVEKLHWLPEAHTDFLLAVIGEEFGLVGVLTLIVLFVWMTRRIMHIGRQAIALDRVFAGLVAQGVAIWIGFQAFINMGVNLGALPTKGLTLPLMSFGGSAILMNLVALAVVLRVDYENKLLMRGGRV
- the murG gene encoding undecaprenyldiphospho-muramoylpentapeptide beta-N-acetylglucosaminyltransferase, giving the protein MTQKTALIMAGGTGGHIFPGLAVAEELRARGWRVHWLGAPGSMESRIVPQYGFPLELIDFSGVRGKGLVTLALLPLRLLRAFWQALQVVRRVKPDVVVGLGGYITFPGGMMGVLCGKPLVLHEQNSVAGMANKVLAGVADRVFTAFPGVLKKAQWVGNPLRAAFTRQPGPAERFAGRSGPLRLLVVGGSLGARALNDIVPQAIALMPAGQRPTVVHQSGATQIEALRANYAAAGVEAELTPFIDDTASAFAAADIIVCRAGASTVTEIAAVGAAPLFVPFPSAVDDHQTTNAQFLVNAGGGWLVQQRDLTPEGLSEMLLKLERSTLMDVALKAKNMQKINATREVVTACEELAA